One window of the Triticum dicoccoides isolate Atlit2015 ecotype Zavitan chromosome 3B, WEW_v2.0, whole genome shotgun sequence genome contains the following:
- the LOC119277428 gene encoding uncharacterized protein LOC119277428, translating to MTATSTSRALRRPRIRSRAPPPTPIRTARGARSAAADELVLAEFLEASQRVPALTLPLPRKKRFDFPAPPPAPDIPSQGLLSGEAAAARTAVGAAAEAGAFRVGGAVGAGEVRAAVVAAEAMFGAPERVKRELGRLFQRRDRVVGEELYLPWPVSSEVDRLLEAALSVSTYRAFREKMDVVASKMEGLARCVVRVLSDNVKNSKDSALPREAPSVLCLTLYNCNKLKTRWGEFGTTDRPDSYALSVHLSGRDQEICLRNQGGSTFFNLPAGSALVTVGKKIQEWSNGEFKSAVGEILFELTDEPNPFMSLELLYSPGDLRLCEVGRHASCIDRPPKTIPLRDQIFIALVLLVLYYLFW from the exons ATGACGGCGACGTCGACGTCGAGGGCTCTGCGGCGTCCCCGCATCCgctcccgcgcgccgccgcccacgccgatCCGGACGGCCCGCGgcgcgcgctccgccgcggccGACGAGCTCGTCCTCGCCGAGTTCCTCGAGGCCTCCCAGCGCGTCCCCGCCCTCACCCTGCCCTTGCCCAGGAAGAAGCGGTTCGACTTCCCGGCCCCTCCGCCGGCCCCGGACATCCCCTCGCAGGGCCTGCTGTCGGGCGAGGCGGCCGCCGCGCGGACGGCGGTCGGCGCCGCCGCGGAGGCCGGCGCGTTCCGCGTGGGCGGGGCGGTCGGGGCCGGCGAGGTTCGCGCTGCAGTGGTGGCCGCGGAGGCGATGTTCGGGGCGCCGGAGCGGGTGAAGCGGGAGCTGGGGAGGTTGTTCCAGAGGAGGGATCGGGTGGTCGGGGAGGAGCTctacttgccatggccggtgagctcggAGGTGGATCGGTTGCTGGAGGCGGCCCTGTCCGTCTCGACGTACCGAGCGTTCAG GGAGAAGATGGACGTTGTCGCGTCTAAAATGGAGGGTCTCGCAAGATGTGTGGTCAGAGTTCTATCTGACAACGTCAAGAACTCGAAAGACTCTGCTCTGCCTAGAGAAGCCCCATCGGTTCTCTGTCTAACGTTGTATAACTGCAACAAGTTGAAAACACGTTGGGGAGAGTTCGGCACCACCGATCGTCCAGACTCGTACGCCCTGAGCGTGCACCTCTCCGGACGCGACCAGGAAATTTGCCTCCGGAACCAGGGCGGGTCGACCTTTTTCAATCTGCCGGCTGGCTCTGCGCTTGTTACAGTCGGCAAGAAGATTCAG GAATGGTCCAATGGGGAGTTCAAGAGCGCTGTTGGCGAGATACTATTTGAGCTGACCGACGAACCAAACCCGTTCATGTCTCTGGAACTCTTGTACTCTCCAGGAGACCTGCGTCTCTGTGAGGTCGGGCGGCACGCTAGCTGCATTGACCGTCCTCCCAAGACTATTCCTTTGAGGGACCAGATTTTCATTGCGCTGGTTCTGCTGGTTTTATACTACCTCTTCTGGTGA
- the LOC119279717 gene encoding 40S ribosomal protein S26-like, producing the protein MRSNPFPRCVCLSQTFKRRNGGRNKHGRGHVRFIRCDNCAKSVPKDKAIKRYKVQNIVAPEGISYFTEASVHDGYHLPKIYIKERWCVGCAIHMKKIGVRSRKDRKNRAPPESVRRRGPRPVGQAPRPGGVGGGPGGVGGGSGGTGGGFGAGGAGGGFGAGAPAPNVAGDWPQN; encoded by the exons ATGAG GTCTAACCCTTTCCCTCGCTGCGTGTGTCTGTCACAGACCTTCAAGCGCCGGAACGGCGGCCGCAACAAGCATGGCCGCGGCCACGTCAGGTTCATCCGCTGCGACAACTGCGCCAAGAGCGTCCCCAAG GACAAGGCGATCAAGAGGTACAAGGTGCAGAACATCGTGGCACCGGAAGGCATCAGCTATTTCACGGAGGCGTCCGTCCATGACG GTTACCATCTGCCCAAGATTTACATCAAGGAGCGCTGGTGCGTGGGCTGCGCCATCCATATGAAGAAAATCGGTGTCCGCTCCCGTAAGGACCGCAAGAACCGCGCACCTCCGGAAAGCGTCCGCCGCAGG GGGCCAAGACCTGTGGGCCAagctcctcgtcctggtggcgtcGGCGGGGGTCCTGGTGGTGTCGGCGGAGGTTCTGGTGGTACTGGCGGTGGCTTCGGCGCCGGTGGTGCTGGCGGTGGCTTCGGCGCCGGTGCTCCAGCTCCCAACGTCGCTGGCGACTGGCCCCAGAATTAG